From Pelosinus fermentans DSM 17108, the proteins below share one genomic window:
- a CDS encoding chemotaxis protein CheA, producing MMDTNQYMGMFLEESREHLQTLNSCVLDLENDPENLSVLSEIFRSAHTIKGMSATMGFTTIAELTHEMENILDLLRKGQLKASHDIIDTIFRCVDTLEQLVESVASNNESSIDSKPLIIKLKALAKGEAVLATSVKAEAISIAPVASSSIELSDTEIAVIKKARDQGMQAYEVQVSLREGCLLKSARSYMVMNALDEIGEVIKSIPAVEELEKENFSLSFQVIVISGSEAEKIQHTVLSISEIDQAVVLPCVLPNDTKGEVSVPKSIEPMIKKDDEAEKAGNALVHTQTTVEKKNKSGQSVRVDIDKLDTLLNLVGELVINKTRLEQIGLTHKLTDLVETIEQMDRVTTDLQAVVMKVRMVPVGQVFNRFPRMVRDLSRDLNKEINLIIQGEETELDRTVIDEIGDPLVHLLRNSIDHGIEHPNEREEKGKNPIGEIRLIARHEGNNVIIMVEDDGKGINADIIKRKAVEKGLISQGEADAMDANEAVRLVFLPGFSTAAVVTDVSGRGVGMDAVKNKIESLGGMVDVETKVNEGSKFKIRLPLTLAIIQALLVKVSEEIYAIPLGSIDSTINIVPSDIKTVQNKEVILLRGQIIPIVRLADVLNIPDSDNNQHTEEELFVVIVHIGEQRAGIIVDNLIGQQEIVIKSLGKLLAGIKIIAGATILGNGQVALILDIGSLIQ from the coding sequence ATGATGGATACAAATCAGTATATGGGAATGTTCTTGGAAGAATCTCGAGAACATTTGCAAACGCTTAATAGTTGTGTATTAGATTTAGAAAATGATCCTGAAAACCTATCTGTACTTAGCGAAATTTTTCGTAGTGCTCATACAATAAAAGGCATGTCAGCTACTATGGGATTTACAACCATTGCAGAGTTGACACATGAGATGGAAAATATTTTGGATTTATTGCGTAAGGGTCAATTAAAGGCAAGTCATGATATTATTGATACTATTTTTAGATGTGTTGATACGTTAGAGCAACTGGTAGAAAGTGTTGCATCAAATAATGAAAGTTCTATTGACAGCAAGCCATTAATTATTAAGCTTAAAGCCTTAGCTAAAGGAGAGGCTGTTTTAGCTACTTCTGTAAAAGCAGAAGCCATTAGCATAGCACCAGTGGCGTCTTCTTCAATCGAGCTTAGTGATACAGAAATAGCCGTTATAAAAAAAGCACGTGATCAAGGTATGCAGGCATACGAGGTACAAGTTTCTTTGCGAGAAGGTTGTCTCTTAAAGTCTGCCCGATCCTATATGGTTATGAATGCATTAGATGAAATTGGTGAAGTAATAAAAAGTATCCCGGCAGTAGAAGAACTAGAAAAAGAAAATTTTTCCCTTAGCTTCCAAGTGATTGTGATATCGGGTAGTGAGGCAGAGAAAATTCAACACACGGTATTATCGATTTCAGAGATTGACCAAGCGGTTGTTTTGCCATGTGTATTGCCTAATGATACTAAGGGAGAAGTCAGTGTTCCGAAATCGATAGAACCAATGATAAAAAAAGATGACGAAGCTGAGAAAGCCGGAAATGCCCTTGTACATACCCAAACCACTGTAGAAAAGAAAAATAAAAGCGGTCAATCAGTGCGTGTGGATATTGATAAACTAGATACCTTGTTAAATCTTGTTGGTGAGTTAGTAATTAATAAGACTCGACTGGAGCAAATTGGTCTTACCCATAAGCTAACAGATTTAGTAGAAACAATTGAACAAATGGATCGAGTAACCACTGATTTACAGGCTGTCGTCATGAAAGTGCGGATGGTTCCTGTAGGTCAAGTTTTTAACCGTTTTCCAAGAATGGTTAGAGATTTGTCTCGCGATCTTAATAAGGAGATCAATCTTATCATTCAAGGTGAAGAAACAGAGCTTGATCGTACTGTTATTGATGAAATTGGTGATCCACTTGTTCATTTATTGCGCAATTCCATTGATCATGGTATTGAGCATCCAAATGAAAGAGAAGAAAAAGGTAAAAATCCTATTGGTGAAATTCGCCTGATTGCTCGTCATGAAGGTAATAATGTAATTATTATGGTTGAAGATGATGGCAAGGGGATTAACGCTGATATTATTAAACGTAAGGCTGTTGAGAAAGGTCTTATCTCTCAAGGTGAGGCTGATGCCATGGACGCCAATGAAGCTGTTCGTTTAGTATTTCTGCCAGGTTTCTCTACAGCTGCCGTAGTTACGGATGTTTCTGGGCGCGGTGTAGGTATGGATGCTGTAAAAAATAAAATTGAATCCCTTGGTGGTATGGTCGATGTTGAGACCAAGGTTAATGAAGGCAGCAAGTTTAAAATTCGGTTGCCGTTAACACTAGCCATTATTCAAGCGTTGTTGGTAAAAGTTTCAGAAGAAATTTATGCAATTCCGTTAGGATCAATTGACAGTACTATCAATATTGTACCTTCTGACATTAAAACAGTACAAAATAAAGAAGTGATTCTGCTCCGAGGGCAAATTATCCCTATTGTACGTTTAGCAGATGTGCTTAACATACCTGATTCTGACAACAATCAGCACACGGAAGAAGAATTGTTTGTGGTTATTGTACATATTGGAGAGCAGCGTGCCGGAATTATTGTTGATAATTTAATAGGGCAGCAGGAGATTGTAATAAAATCCTTAGGAAAACTTTTAGCCGGAATTAAAATTATTGCTGGTGCAACTATTTTGGGTAATGGTCAAGTGGCACTTATATTAGATATCGGTTCATTAATCCAATAA
- a CDS encoding chemotaxis protein CheW, whose translation MLEKSYASSEVQLVVFKLGKEEYSVSILQVQEIKRITDITRVPHTPDYIKGVINLRGSVLPVIDLKKRLNLPQQVLTEDTRIIIVKVDELSVGMIVDAVSEVMTIDQENIDSPDVVAGSVAASYLSGVGKLDNRLLILLNLEEIIGVGQETKVV comes from the coding sequence ATGTTGGAAAAAAGTTATGCAAGCAGTGAAGTACAACTAGTTGTTTTTAAACTAGGTAAAGAAGAATACAGTGTTAGTATTTTGCAAGTGCAAGAAATAAAACGGATTACTGATATTACAAGAGTCCCTCATACACCAGATTATATTAAAGGTGTAATTAACCTGCGCGGCAGTGTTTTACCAGTTATTGATTTAAAGAAACGCTTGAATTTGCCTCAACAAGTTTTGACAGAAGATACGCGGATTATTATTGTCAAAGTAGATGAATTATCGGTTGGTATGATCGTAGATGCTGTCTCAGAAGTTATGACAATTGACCAGGAAAATATTGATTCACCAGATGTTGTAGCGGGGAGTGTAGCAGCAAGCTATCTCAGTGGAGTAGGCAAATTGGACAATCGATTACTCATTTTATTGAATTTAGAAGAGATTATTGGTGTTGGTCAAGAAACAAAAGTAGTGTAA
- a CDS encoding chemotaxis protein CheC, translating to MSDEILKLSMLQLDALREIGNVGAGNSATALSQIINRKIDMTVPKIAILPLGEVPDVVGGPDAMVAGVYLRVFGPAPSSILFLLPRDSAFYLVDMLMGREQGHTTSLNSMDESALMEIGNILAGAYLNALSHFTSLTLLPSIPALAMDMAGAILSVILIQLGQMGDHALVIETEFTTESDGVKGHFFLIPDPGSLNTILAAIGVKE from the coding sequence TTGTCTGATGAAATATTAAAACTATCAATGTTGCAGCTTGATGCATTAAGAGAAATTGGCAATGTTGGTGCTGGAAATTCCGCCACAGCATTATCACAAATTATTAATCGTAAAATTGATATGACAGTCCCTAAAATTGCTATTCTTCCTCTCGGGGAGGTGCCAGATGTAGTTGGTGGTCCAGATGCAATGGTTGCAGGTGTATATTTACGCGTATTTGGTCCTGCTCCCAGTAGTATTTTGTTTTTGTTACCTCGTGACAGTGCTTTTTATTTAGTCGATATGCTAATGGGGAGAGAGCAAGGGCATACAACCTCATTAAATTCTATGGATGAGTCTGCGTTGATGGAAATCGGTAATATTCTTGCAGGTGCTTATCTCAATGCGTTGTCCCACTTTACCTCTTTGACCCTATTACCGTCGATTCCAGCCTTGGCAATGGATATGGCTGGAGCTATCTTAAGCGTTATTTTGATCCAATTAGGACAAATGGGTGATCATGCACTCGTAATTGAAACCGAATTTACCACTGAGAGTGATGGCGTAAAAGGACATTTTTTCTTGATCCCTGATCCTGGTTCGTTAAATACCATTTTGGCGGCAATAGGGGTGAAGGAATAA
- a CDS encoding chemotaxis protein CheD yields the protein MSELIKVGMADYKVGSNPSSLISYGLGSCVGIALYDTAAKIGGLAHIMLPDSTQARSAENPAKFANTALPLMLDEMIKLGAAKKRVLAKIAGGAQMFTFANATDVMRVGERNTEAVRILLKKMDIKIIADDTGGNYGRTVVLHLDTGIYLIKTIAKGEKEL from the coding sequence ATGTCAGAACTAATAAAAGTTGGAATGGCTGATTACAAAGTTGGTAGTAACCCCTCTAGTCTTATAAGTTATGGTTTAGGATCTTGTGTTGGCATTGCACTATATGATACAGCTGCTAAAATTGGTGGCTTGGCTCATATTATGCTTCCTGATAGTACACAAGCACGTTCAGCTGAAAATCCAGCTAAGTTTGCAAATACGGCTTTGCCTTTGATGTTAGATGAAATGATCAAATTGGGCGCTGCAAAAAAACGTGTTTTAGCTAAAATTGCTGGTGGAGCTCAAATGTTTACCTTTGCAAATGCAACAGATGTTATGCGTGTTGGTGAGCGTAATACGGAAGCTGTACGTATATTATTAAAAAAAATGGATATTAAAATAATTGCAGATGATACTGGTGGGAATTATGGGCGTACTGTAGTGTTACATTTGGATACAGGCATTTATCTCATAAAAACAATTGCTAAAGGTGAAAAAGAACTATAA
- a CDS encoding FliA/WhiG family RNA polymerase sigma factor yields MLDNKQAKLEEIMKLWLEYQQGRKVEIREKLIEYYLSLVKLVASRIAISLPQYVDKDDLISNGFFGLLDAIEKYDPMRGIKFETYAVVRIRGSMLDAIRAQDWVPTSIRQKAKQYEQTVSKLENQLGRAATDNEIAEALSISVNELYVLLNQLNASTIMPLDEFIKTETSSAHLTNPSEQIEIEEVKQALAKTIDKLPEKERLVVSLYYYEGLTLKEISLILKLSEARISQLHTKSIFRLRGALSRIKSSFI; encoded by the coding sequence ATGTTAGATAATAAGCAAGCTAAATTAGAAGAAATTATGAAATTGTGGTTAGAATATCAGCAAGGTAGAAAAGTGGAAATACGAGAAAAGCTGATTGAGTACTACTTATCCTTAGTTAAGTTAGTTGCGAGTCGCATTGCGATTAGCTTACCACAATATGTAGATAAAGACGATTTAATTAGTAATGGTTTTTTTGGTTTACTTGATGCAATTGAAAAATATGATCCGATGCGGGGAATTAAGTTTGAAACTTATGCTGTTGTTCGTATTCGGGGTTCTATGCTTGATGCTATTCGTGCACAAGATTGGGTACCAACCAGTATTCGCCAAAAGGCAAAACAATATGAACAAACAGTATCAAAGCTTGAAAATCAATTAGGGCGTGCTGCTACTGATAATGAAATTGCTGAAGCTCTTAGTATTTCAGTTAATGAACTATATGTTTTATTAAATCAGCTCAATGCTAGTACAATTATGCCTTTAGATGAATTTATAAAAACAGAAACCTCTTCCGCGCACCTTACGAACCCTTCTGAGCAAATTGAAATAGAAGAAGTAAAGCAAGCCTTAGCCAAAACAATTGATAAATTACCTGAAAAAGAAAGATTAGTTGTTTCTTTGTACTACTATGAAGGATTAACGTTAAAAGAGATCAGTTTAATTTTGAAATTGTCTGAAGCGCGTATTTCACAGCTGCATACTAAATCAATTTTCCGATTAAGAGGAGCATTATCACGGATTAAATCAAGTTTTATTTGA
- a CDS encoding DUF342 domain-containing protein, translating into MIGDEHVEVQDGQKNDKIPGFSIDINDSGVFVKIHSIADGTSAVNEIAIFEQLNKQGVTDYNRSLIITAIRAADDQPVKVAEKPIVEPQPDPEIQVNLARDKMEATLEIVLPPRCTPLTMESVLEKIKTSGIVFGIDDKAIQQAYESPGTKVTFAYGQQPIHGTNAQIKHHFILAAKSRPQEMEDGSVDFKNLNLFTTVQQGDLLAEKIPATPGIAGMDVLGNNVIAKPGKDMLLPIGKNVSVVDTNTIVADIAGQILMINNKINVMPIIEIKEDVDVSTGNIEFIGNVTIRGSVQPGFSVKAEGNVEIFGTVSGGIVEGKNVVIKMGIQGMHRGYVKAKENVVAKFIENATVHAGVDILVSDVILHSRITAGKKILVEGRRGLITGGTIMAGEEIRAKVIGTQMSTSTELEVGVNPSLREEYQHIRREMKKVEINLEQAQKALSILRSMDQHTIPPEKREMLLKLTKAQFHLVGQVETMRTRMVAIEGEFEEMRAGRIKVADIMYPGVKVVIGTLVKPIRDSLKFSSLYAEDGEIKIGTFK; encoded by the coding sequence ATGATTGGTGATGAACACGTTGAAGTTCAAGATGGACAAAAAAATGATAAAATTCCTGGATTTTCAATTGATATCAATGATAGTGGTGTATTTGTAAAAATACATTCTATTGCAGATGGCACATCTGCTGTAAACGAAATAGCTATATTTGAACAATTAAATAAGCAGGGGGTAACGGATTATAATCGTAGTTTAATCATTACTGCCATAAGAGCGGCGGATGATCAGCCGGTAAAGGTAGCAGAAAAGCCTATAGTGGAGCCTCAGCCTGATCCAGAAATCCAGGTGAATTTGGCACGTGATAAAATGGAAGCAACTCTAGAAATTGTATTGCCGCCACGATGTACTCCTTTAACCATGGAATCGGTACTTGAGAAAATCAAGACTAGTGGCATTGTTTTCGGAATTGATGATAAAGCCATTCAGCAGGCCTATGAGTCTCCTGGTACAAAAGTGACATTTGCTTATGGTCAACAACCAATCCATGGTACAAATGCCCAAATTAAACATCATTTTATACTGGCTGCAAAAAGTCGTCCTCAGGAAATGGAAGATGGTAGTGTAGACTTTAAAAATTTAAATTTGTTTACGACGGTGCAGCAAGGCGATCTTTTGGCAGAAAAGATTCCAGCGACACCAGGAATTGCTGGAATGGATGTATTGGGTAATAACGTTATTGCAAAACCGGGCAAAGATATGCTGCTTCCCATAGGGAAAAATGTAAGTGTTGTAGATACGAATACCATAGTGGCTGATATAGCAGGACAAATTCTGATGATCAATAATAAAATTAATGTGATGCCCATTATTGAAATTAAAGAAGATGTAGATGTTTCGACAGGTAATATTGAATTTATCGGTAATGTCACCATACGTGGATCTGTGCAGCCGGGATTCTCAGTAAAAGCTGAAGGTAATGTGGAAATTTTTGGCACTGTTAGTGGCGGTATTGTAGAAGGAAAGAATGTAGTGATAAAAATGGGCATTCAAGGAATGCATCGCGGTTACGTTAAAGCGAAAGAAAACGTAGTTGCTAAGTTTATTGAAAATGCTACTGTTCATGCAGGAGTGGATATTCTGGTTAGTGATGTTATACTTCATTCTCGGATAACTGCGGGTAAGAAAATATTAGTAGAGGGACGCCGTGGTTTGATTACTGGTGGGACGATTATGGCTGGAGAAGAAATCCGCGCTAAAGTGATTGGCACTCAGATGTCAACGAGTACAGAACTAGAAGTTGGTGTAAACCCATCACTGCGGGAAGAATATCAACATATACGTCGTGAAATGAAAAAAGTTGAAATTAACCTTGAACAGGCACAAAAGGCGTTGAGTATTTTGCGATCAATGGATCAACATACGATACCTCCTGAGAAACGAGAAATGCTTTTGAAATTAACAAAAGCCCAATTTCATTTAGTAGGACAAGTTGAAACAATGCGTACCCGAATGGTAGCTATTGAAGGTGAGTTCGAAGAAATGCGTGCAGGACGCATAAAGGTAGCTGATATTATGTATCCTGGAGTTAAAGTTGTAATCGGTACGTTGGTTAAGCCAATACGGGATAGTTTAAAATTTAGCTCTTTATATGCAGAAGATGGTGAAATAAAAATCGGTACCTTTAAATAA
- the rpsB gene encoding 30S ribosomal protein S2, translated as MSVISMKQLLEAGVHFGHQTRRWNPKMAPYIFTERNGIYIIDLQKTVKKVEDAYNFVREIAQDKTILFVGTKKQAQDAVKEEAVRSNMYYINERWLGGMLTNFQTIQKRIGRLKELEKMEEEGLFEVLSKKEVITLRHEMERLQKFLGGIKNMTKLPGALFIIDPRKERIAVAEAKKLGIPIVAIVDTNCDPDEIDYVIPGNDDAIRAVKLLTAKMADAVLEARQGEQVEEAE; from the coding sequence ATGTCAGTAATTTCTATGAAACAGCTTTTAGAAGCAGGTGTTCATTTCGGACATCAAACTAGAAGGTGGAACCCTAAAATGGCTCCTTATATTTTTACGGAGCGTAATGGTATCTACATAATTGACTTGCAAAAAACAGTCAAGAAAGTGGAAGATGCCTATAATTTTGTGCGTGAAATTGCACAAGATAAAACAATTTTATTTGTTGGAACAAAAAAACAAGCTCAAGATGCAGTAAAAGAAGAAGCAGTTAGAAGCAACATGTACTACATTAATGAAAGATGGCTCGGTGGCATGTTGACAAACTTTCAGACCATTCAAAAACGTATTGGACGTTTAAAAGAATTGGAGAAAATGGAAGAAGAAGGGCTGTTTGAAGTACTGTCTAAAAAGGAAGTTATTACTCTTCGTCATGAGATGGAAAGATTACAAAAGTTCCTTGGCGGTATTAAAAATATGACTAAATTACCAGGAGCATTATTTATTATTGATCCTCGTAAAGAACGCATTGCTGTTGCTGAAGCAAAGAAGCTTGGTATACCTATTGTAGCGATTGTGGATACTAATTGTGATCCAGATGAAATTGACTATGTCATTCCAGGCAATGATGATGCTATTCGTGCTGTTAAATTGCTTACAGCTAAAATGGCAGATGCTGTTTTGGAAGCTAGACAAGGTGAACAAGTAGAAGAAGCTGAGTAA
- the tsf gene encoding translation elongation factor Ts yields MVTAEMVKELRQRSGAGMMDCKKALTETKGNLDEAIDYLREKGLAAAAKKADRIASEGVIEAYIHGGGRIGVMVEINCETDFVAKTDKFKDLARDIAMQIAATNPTCVRREEVPVEVLEHEKEILKAQALNEGKPANIVEKMITGRVEKYYKEVCLMEQVFIKNPDQTITQLINENISKIGENISIRRFTRYQLGEGIEKKSNDFAAEVMAAVKK; encoded by the coding sequence ATGGTAACTGCTGAAATGGTAAAAGAATTGCGCCAACGTTCTGGTGCAGGCATGATGGATTGCAAAAAAGCCTTAACTGAAACAAAAGGTAATCTTGATGAAGCCATTGACTATTTACGTGAAAAAGGCTTAGCAGCTGCTGCTAAAAAAGCAGACCGAATTGCTTCGGAAGGTGTTATTGAGGCTTACATACATGGTGGCGGACGTATTGGTGTAATGGTTGAAATCAATTGTGAAACTGACTTTGTTGCAAAAACAGATAAATTCAAAGATTTAGCAAGAGATATTGCAATGCAAATTGCTGCTACGAATCCCACATGTGTACGTCGTGAAGAAGTACCTGTAGAAGTGTTAGAGCATGAAAAAGAAATTCTTAAGGCTCAGGCTCTAAATGAAGGTAAGCCTGCCAATATTGTGGAAAAAATGATTACAGGCAGGGTTGAAAAATATTACAAAGAAGTCTGTCTAATGGAACAAGTTTTTATTAAAAATCCAGATCAGACAATTACTCAACTTATTAATGAAAATATCTCTAAAATTGGTGAGAATATCTCCATTCGCAGATTTACCAGATATCAGCTTGGTGAAGGCATCGAGAAAAAAAGCAATGATTTTGCTGCTGAAGTAATGGCTGCTGTTAAAAAATAA
- the pyrH gene encoding UMP kinase, with the protein MLTSKYKRVILKLSGEALAGQQGYGIDPVIVDSIARQIKEIRNTNLQVAVVVGGGNIWRGLSGSAKGMDRAAADYMGMLATVMNSLALQDALEQCDVDTRVQTAIEMRQIAEPYIRRRAVRHLEKNRVVIFAAGTGNPYFSTDTTAALRAAEIEADVILMAKKNTDGVYDSDPRLNPEAKKFKELAYIEVLKRGLGVMDSTATSLCMDNKIPIIVFSIDEPGNILKAALGEDIGTVVGG; encoded by the coding sequence TTGCTTACATCAAAATATAAGCGTGTAATTTTGAAGCTTAGTGGTGAAGCTTTGGCTGGGCAGCAGGGATATGGTATTGATCCAGTTATTGTTGACTCTATCGCTCGCCAAATAAAAGAAATTAGAAATACAAACTTACAAGTTGCAGTGGTCGTTGGTGGCGGAAATATTTGGCGTGGCTTGTCTGGAAGTGCTAAAGGAATGGATAGGGCTGCTGCTGATTATATGGGAATGTTGGCTACTGTAATGAACTCTTTGGCTCTTCAGGATGCTTTAGAACAATGTGATGTGGACACTCGTGTGCAAACGGCAATTGAAATGCGTCAAATTGCTGAGCCATATATCCGTCGTCGGGCTGTTCGCCATTTAGAAAAAAATCGTGTAGTTATTTTTGCTGCAGGTACTGGTAATCCTTATTTTTCTACGGATACAACAGCTGCGCTTAGAGCAGCGGAAATTGAAGCAGATGTAATTCTTATGGCGAAAAAGAATACGGATGGTGTATATGATTCTGATCCTCGTTTAAATCCGGAAGCTAAAAAGTTTAAAGAGTTAGCATATATTGAGGTTTTAAAAAGAGGTTTAGGTGTTATGGATTCAACTGCCACTAGTTTATGTATGGATAATAAAATTCCCATTATTGTGTTTAGTATTGACGAGCCGGGGAATATTTTAAAGGCTGCCCTTGGAGAAGATATTGGTACTGTTGTGGGGGGATAA
- the frr gene encoding ribosome recycling factor, translated as MLIKEIYDSNTEKMKKAIDALRRELSTLRAGRATPALLDKITVDYYGTPTPINQVANIAVPEPRMITIQAWEKSMIAQIEKAILKSDLGLTPNSDGVVIRLNIPQLTQQRRIELVKVVHKKAEDSRIVIRNSRRDANDAIKKLEKDKAISEDDVKKAQDDMQKLTDKYVKEVDAIMNAKEKEIMEV; from the coding sequence ATGTTAATTAAAGAAATATATGATAGTAATACCGAAAAAATGAAGAAAGCAATTGATGCTTTGCGCAGAGAATTATCTACTTTGCGTGCAGGGCGAGCTACGCCTGCATTGTTAGATAAGATTACAGTCGATTATTATGGTACGCCGACACCTATAAATCAAGTGGCAAACATTGCTGTACCTGAACCACGGATGATTACAATTCAAGCATGGGAAAAATCGATGATTGCTCAAATTGAAAAAGCAATTTTAAAATCAGATTTAGGACTTACACCTAACAGTGATGGAGTTGTCATTCGCTTGAATATACCACAGTTGACGCAGCAGCGTCGTATAGAACTTGTGAAAGTTGTTCATAAGAAAGCTGAGGATAGTCGAATTGTGATTCGTAATTCTCGGCGCGATGCAAATGATGCAATAAAAAAACTTGAGAAAGATAAAGCGATATCCGAAGATGACGTAAAGAAAGCTCAGGATGATATGCAGAAACTGACTGATAAGTACGTAAAAGAAGTTGATGCGATTATGAATGCTAAAGAGAAAGAGATTATGGAAGTATAA